Below is a window of Entelurus aequoreus isolate RoL-2023_Sb linkage group LG07, RoL_Eaeq_v1.1, whole genome shotgun sequence DNA.
AAAAGTGACCAGTGAATAGCCAAACCAAAATAGCGGATTTTTTTGCAAACGTGAGttcttaaaacatttttgtgtgtcctgtcaaaacatccatccatttttccgccgcttatccgagtccaggtcgcgggggcagcagtctaagcagagatgcccagacttccctgtcccggCCACCTCCTGTAGTTCTACAGGGGGATACCGTGGTGTACCCAagccagctgtgagacatagtccctccaacctgtcctatatatatatatatacatatatatatatatatatatatgtatatgtgtatatatattatatgtaaatgtgtgtgtccgtgtatatatgtatatgtctatgtatatgtccatgtatatatatatatatatatatatatatatatatatatatatatatatatatatatatatatatatatatatatatatatatatatatatatatatatatgtatatgtgtatatatgtatatatatatgtatatgtgtatatatgtatatgtgtatatatgtgtatatatatatattcatatatgtgtatatatgtatatatatatgtatatgtgtatatatgtatatgttgtctatatgtgtgtatatatatatattttcatatatatatatatatatatatatatatatatatatatatatatatgtatatatatatgtatgtattcatacatatatatatatatatatatatatatatatatatgtatgtattcatacatatactgtatattcctcgcgcactaattgacttaaagagcgcacttgctgcatgtcacgttattgatggtaaaatgcatttttagacaatatgatttgcctgagtggctaggagacggtagaaaaaggattagtaaggacaaatgtaaaaaaataaaaactttttttaaaattttttttaaacttgggacttcccgcgggccggattttggacgctgggggccgtatccggcctgcgggccgtagtttggggacccctggtttaaatgacATCCGCCTGCACTCCTGACTCTGCAGGCTCTTGGCAGATTACAGGGATGTGGCAACACACTGAAATCTGATTGGACAATCTACCGGTAACTGGAAGCAGTGCATCCAAGAGACATGCTACTAAATCAAGATAATAGACTACATATCAATACTTTTTCATGAAACAAATACCAGAGTTTAAGTTGTAAATGTAGGTCAGTGTTTAGGCCTGCAGAGAGACCTTGCTGGCTCTGACTGACCACAACTTGGTCCTCACTGACATTTATTTCTCCATGTGTGTATGCCCCTTGGGATTTTTAGCATTTCTCGTTTGTCTGTTTAACATGTTCCATAAGCAGTAAAAATGATAAACAATAGAGATGGGATTTGTGGCTCTTTAAACGGAGCTGTTGAGTAGCCATTCCTTTCAAAGAGCTGTTCACAAgtctctttattattatttttttaatcaaggaaGCAATCACTGGTATCCGTTGTAAGACAAAATGTGGATCAGAATAATTTAAATTTACACCAATACAGTGCATATGTAAAGTATTCACAGAGCATcccttttccacattttatgttatgttacataaagccttattccaaaatggattacattaatttttgtcctcaaaattctacagacaagaccccaaaatgacaatgtgaaaccatttttttaaaaattgcaaatgttttaaaaaaaacaaaaaaaaccccacatgaacaaaggtattcacagcctttgctcaatattttggtGATGCACCTatgccagcaattacagcctcaagtatttttgaatacgacgccacaagcttggcacacctatcattaggcagtttcgcccattcctctttgcggcatctctcaagctccatcagtttggatgggaagtgttggttttcatccaggatgtttatGAACATTGTTGCATTCATTTTAGGCACTGTTTATACTGCACACCCAATCAGATttcgagttgaaaaataaagctcccgtagatccacgctgatggaTCTCCTCTTCATAACAGCCATAAAAATATTacgaccctcccaaatatattacactaaatACATCCATTCCTACATTACAATACTTTCATTTATCTTTACGTTCAAAACTAATTTTAAAGGTGttgccacttttatttttattttgtagtagtagcgacttcctcccggtcaacttcctttgttttcactttatcgaaatgCGCGTCCAAGTgacgttggggccacattggggcctgtgctcGTTaatataaaaatcacattttacttgcagtgtaaacagtcagccgGAAAAAATTTGatctaaaaaaaatcagatttgggccactttggcctgcagtgtaaacgtagtctaatcaccaggccaataccatccctacagtgaagcatggtggtggcagcatcattctgcggggatggttttcagcggcagaAACTGGGGGActggtcaggatagagggaaagataaatgcagcaatgtacagagacatcctggatgaaaacaaaaGCTTCTCATCCAACTTGATGGAACTGGAGAGGTTCTGCAAAGAGGAATTGGCAAacttgcccaaagataggtgtgccaagcttgtgacatcgtattcaaaaagttttgaaggctgtaattgctgccaaaggtgcatcaacaaagtattgatcaaaagctgtgaatacttatatacatgtgattttttagacttttatttaatatttttttggcaattaaaaaaaacaaacaaccttttcacattgtcattatgaggtaatGTCTGTAGAATTTCAAGGACAAAATATAATTTATTCCATTTAGaaataagactgtaacataaaatgtggaataagtgaagcgttgtgaatactttTAGGATGCACTGTATATATTACTCTACTTGTGAGGATTATTTTGAAATATTGACAATAATTTCATTGTTGTTGCGTTTTCATTGTAAGCTTTCTGTGAGGTGGTGCCATATTCCCATGCTTTGACCATGACATCACTCGTAAGAATTTTCCCTCACCTATAAaacacgtacagtatatataacactaatacaaaaatgaACTATCCTACATCCACAGCCAAACAATTGACAacaaaagtgaataaaaaaattaattaaaaaaattaaaattatttcattATCTAGTGTAGTCATGGCAGTATTGGCAAATGCAGAGAAAGGCTCGCAACTGCGAATCAGTTCTATTCATTCACTTAAAAAGTGCCGCTCAAAAAACTTGATTAATTTGTGAACGTCACATCACTAGTAAACAATACATTTCTGCCAGGGAGACACAAGTCTTGAATGATTGCTCTCAGCGCGCTCCCAAAATAATGACACAAGATTCAGGCATCAACCTGagcatttattgtttttttgggggtgtTTGTGGGTACCTGTGTTTTCTAAATCGCTGCTGGAATACCCATCAGCTCATTTTGCATAGGTTTTGCCTGTCCGTGGACAAGTGTCCACATAACGGATGAATAAATCATTACATAAGAAAAAAACATGCAGAAAAAGTGAAAGGCACAATCACCATAAATATCAGATACACAACATTTTATGTGTCTAAATATTTAATTTAATCGGGGAGGAGTGGACTACTTGAGATATGCAACATGGGCCAATTTCCATGTGTTGGTAAGCTGCCATCATTTCAGGGCAAAAAATAAACATCAGAAACTCCCCAGACATTCAATGTTTTTCATATAAACACCCTATCTCTAATTACTATACAGGAAAATACAAGCATATTTTGTTATTATGatacatacactttttttttaatttctttaaatATAAACTATGTATCCTGACTTATCATGTACCTTTCCACTCACATCACATCATAGAAGTTCAACATATAGTATGCACTCCCTTAGCACATTTTTGGATGTCTTTTACTCTTGACCGCACACTTCTGAATGATCACACAACACACTGACAGCACATTTCCTTCTTACATGACAAAAGTGAGgcaaaaaaagacacacagttttcccacactcacacacattgaTCTGTGTTTTCTCATTAAGTGTGTGTCTATCCCCCGTAAGAGATACAAAAGTagttaacgggaaaaaaaatctgaaattaaTGTAATACTTTATTATAGTATTTTTATGAAATTACTAGAAGAACAATAAGCTATTTTggtatgttatttaaaaaaaaaaagactttaataGACATTTTCAAAAGGAAACACTCTTCCCCTTTCCAAAGATTGTAAATGCATCACCAGTTTGCCACTCAGTCTTTTCCACACAGCAGTACAGATTGTATTGCCACCTAGTCAGTGTCCTCACCAGAGTACACGATCGGCAAGTACTCTGCTTAGTGGAGCCTCTGGGGGGCACTGTGAGGCTATGGCACATCAACCCTGAGCCTATGAGCGATTTTTATTGTGCTCCTCCTCAGCAAGATGTAACTCAAactagggggtgggggggagatGTCCTGTGATTAGGAGCACCGAGCTGAGGCAAAAGAGGATTTGCCTCACTCCCATTGAACTCAACATTGCGGACTCGGGTCTTTAGAGGCTTTGACATCTAACAGAGTGCTATAAATTGCTTTAGAATATTTACAAGAGTAATAAAGGACTATCATAATGTATATTTTTAGGAGATTTTAACTTTCTCACAAACAAAAAAGAGAGGGGGGGAGGGAAGGtctcaaaagtaaaacacaagcACACAGCACACTGCTAAAACGTTTGACTCACAGAAATGTATGACAGTGCAAACTTACATCCATGTTTCGAATAATTTACAAACATTAGTATACACATCAGCACCATTGTTTACTATTGTTGTTGTTACATGTCTTTAAGCTCAGCTTCTAAGCGAACCATGTTAAGAGTTTGGTGTGCATACAAGGAGACAGCAATGTTCAGACAAACTGATGGAACTATTCCCCATTTCTTCAAATCTGACTCCTTAGCAgccagggatttttttttaaataattaaagcaACTAATGTATACATTGTAATGTATAATGTGAAGAATCGCAGTACACACTGTGTCTGGTGTGTGCTGGGCCCTTGGCTTCAGGTAGAAGATGACAACATTGAGTCATGCTGCAAGTGCAGCAagtttttattcattttgtttaATCAAATGTCCACTTTCTCTTCAGATGAATGTTGATATTGGTGGAACCTTGCAAACTTtacaatgaacaaaaaaaaaaaaagagttgtaagcCATTTTTATCGTTCTACACTTATAATATTCTGCCATTCTCTTTGACCCAACGCCGAAGCTTGTATCTCATCATCTTGCTTACATTTATGAGCATTTAAATATTCAACTTTTTATATTGATAGTTAACCATTGTCTAACATAAAAAGTGAAAGGAAATTCTGCTCTCTTATCTGAGAAAAAAACAAGACTGCTTTGGAGGGTCACGTCCCACTTTCCTATTCTTTATCACACACCATTGTACTAATTCACTGCATCATTGATTCTTTAGTCTGTTTTGGTCATCCTCCCAGCATCTCTTTCTTGCTCTCAACCTTTGCAGTGTAGTGAGGAATAAATCGCAGAACGTTTATTTTCTATGATGAAATTGTTTGCCACAATGCAAACATATATTTTTGTGCTTGTCATCACAACAGTCCTCACCCAGAATATCCATCTACAAAAATAAAACTGGACGGTGGCTATAACTCATAATTGAGCTTTAAGGAAATGATGGTttgttttttctgcaaataagGTTCAGCCATTTTTTATCTGTGATGCAAGGTTCCCTCAAATATCGTCTGTTCAGTCAGAGAAAATCACTTATGAACATAAAATTATTTTATGGttgtattaatataaaaaatgctTGGGGTGAGAGTGAAAGGAAGACTATGAAGAAGAAATCAATATagctaaactttatttttttctttaaattattAAAACTTAAACTTTTTATGTTTGGATGCTGCAGTAAGGATTTTAAGTTCTACTCTATGAGCTACTCTGAGGGCGAGTATTTCTGAAGAGCAAAATAGGGCAGCAGAAGACTACAGAATGCAAAATTTTTGAACGAGTGCGCCAAAATTAAAGCAGACATGTTAAATGCACTAAATGTGTATAAAGTTGACTCGGCTCCTTTAATGCCCTCAGAGTAAACAGCGCTTGGAGGTTTAGTGGCAGAAGTTACGCTTGCTAGGCTGGTGAAGGAAGGTGTTGCGAGCGTGGCTTGCGTGACGAGGAACCTGCTCTCTGGTGCGGTTTTGGCGTTGGATGCGGTTGCGGCTCAGGTGGCGCCTCTCGATGCGGGCTTTGCCACGCTGGACCCTGGCCACTTGGGCCAACTTAGGCTGGACGTAAGGTCCAAAAGTCCCCCTGAATGGCCCCGGGGTGTGGGTGGCCGGAGCTGCAGCTGGCTCAGCCACTCGGCTGCAGTGGTGGAGATGAAAACAAAAAGATGTCGAGACACTCGGGATGGTGCTGAGGAGAAGTGTGTTGCGTTTCTCACCTAACACTGCTTGCCAGGCTCACAATGCTTTCCTCGCCCACCACGGAGAGGTTGCTGTTGGAGACTATGGAGAGGTTGTTTGGGGAGACGTACACTGACATGCTGGGGTGCTCGATGAGCAGGTCCTCCATTGGGCTCGCTTCCGCAGTCGCTCCTTCTGCAGTGAAACAGGGGGGAGGGGTGACAAACCAGCTCTCATCCATGCAGCCTCTCTCTGAGCCTGCTTTACTGCTTTGCCCACTGCCCCCACACTCGCTCCCAGGAGGAGAAGTTGACTGGGCGGAGGAGGCCGTGGACAGTCTGGCCCGCCTTGGGCAAGACAGTGATTCTGATGATGCTACTGCCCCTTGCGTCTGACTTTTACGTGTCCTACGGCGCTTGATTGGCGGGCGGGGAATGGATGTTTGGCATTCAGTCCGTGTCTCAGTGTCTTTGTGATTTGATTGGTTACTGTCCAGAAATGGATGTGCAATAAGTTGGGCTTGTGTCTCATCCTCAGCCGGCATCATGCAGACAGATTTGTCTAAACGTTTGGCACAAATGAGATCACGGTGGGGAAGCCAATAAAGATGGAGGTGGTAAGGATTTGATGCAGATGAAGTAGATATTCAAAATGCCATGCAGGTTGAAGGGGTATttttaaaatatgtgttagatcacATACGCACGCGCACGCATACCAGTGTGGGGGTTGTAAGGGTGTGTACAAAATTGGAAAGAGGAGGAGAGGGGGCAAGGAAACACAAAACATAAAAGAGTCACATCATTAGTTGTGTTGACCCTCTTGGGTTTTGGTGCTTTCTCCTATGTTTTAGTTTCATTGGCTTCTGAAGACACACATTGACTGGGATCATAAATGAGGATTATATTCAGTTTAGTGGCATCCCGTCCTAATCGAATCCTGACTACAACCCGTCACCACCCTTCAATACCTCTTTACTTCACTGCCGTTTGGTCATTACAACTTATTTAACAGATAATAGTTTAGCTCTTAAAAGCAACATTCACTATAAATGAGACTCACCAGGCAGGTTGACAAGCATCCATCCTTCCTCGTCAGCCTCTGTAACACAGGGCTTGGGTCCCTTCAGCTCAGCTGCCACCTCTTCCACCTCCCCAAACAGCAGGTTGCTCAGACGTTGAAACATGACTGCTTGTATGTCAAGTGTTGACTTGCAggctttttgtcaaacaaaaaaaGCTGTAGCTGCCTTTGAATGGTATTCACTTTTGAATTTAACTtaaagtcatatattattattattttttttttcacttaaagCCCTTGTTTGTTCTTGAATTGGACAATGGGAGCATGGGCTTCAGTAGTGCAAATATAAGGTTTCACTTGGTTTATAGCAAAGGCCTGTAAGAGAACAAAAACATGATAATATTAGAAAATTGTGTTATTCACTGTCAATATACATTTCATCAATATACGCCAATTCTGTGTTTCAGTAGTAAATGGAGGTTGGCATGTTGTATTTtcctaaaaacaacacaaaactgCACCAAGTAAAATTTTGCGTTCGAGCTGTATTATTGACTTCTAATCTAGTTCCAATCTGCCAAAAATGAAGCCAATGTATAGCTTTAGATGTTCCAAGTAACTTTTCTTCTGATAGAAACCACAATATCACAATATTCGAGAATAACTGAAATGCAACAGTTTAAATTCCGGTCGGAGGACTGACTCTATTACGCTGTGTTTGTTCCTGCTTTACGTAATACAATCTCATAAATCCTGTAATGATAAACATGTTTTAGCCTTGCTGTTTTTGAGCTTTAGTATCAGTTAGTGATGTGTAGCTTTTACATTtgaatcaataccggtactcaacggtacataTTTTTCAGGGCTATTGTGTGTGTGcatcaaatgtgttaataaatgttaattgtttattcataaaatctatttgttttattttaacacttgACTGACTGTACTGTCCagttttatcttgttttttttacacttctgtgtctcatttgcaagtgctGTGTTGgattatatcagtggttctcaaactttttttgtcatcccccactttggacaagggggagttttcaagccccacttgcccccatcgccccaacgaacgctaatgccaagcttaacattttcaaatttatcgaacatcaagtaacatcaagttttatacattcaaactcaataacataaaataaaatcaagttcaataataaataaaataactgtgcagctgtggtataacttgcatcaagttcaatatcaaataaaataacttgcatcaattcaataataaataaaacaaaagtgttataacttgcatcaagttcaataataaatcaaaaaaagtgttataacttgcatcaagttcaataataaatcaaaaaagtgttataacttgcatcaagttcaataataaatcaaataaaagtgttataacttgcatcaagttcaataataaataaaataacttgcatcaagttcaataataaataaaacaagtgttataacttgcatcaagttcaataataaataaaacaaaagtgttataacttgcatcaagttcaataataaatcaaaaaagtgttataacttgcatcaagttcaataataaatcaaataaaagtgttataacttgcatcaagttcaataataaatcaaataacttgcatcaagttcaataataaatgaaaataaaagtgccactttgcaatctttgccaaaaaaaggaggacagggcaagtgaacatgagttttacagtactccagcattagtggctgcaatgagcctgttttgcactgcacagcttttcaaatgggttaaaacctcattgaattcggggctgagctgccttgatgcgagtgtttcccggtgaatgacacattgtgtccaatgcgcatttggcgcaaccctctttattagagcctgcagtccgtttcttgactttgccatgcgcgccatcagagcaaaagcccacacagttttcccatttaaggtcgtgctctttgaggaaactgtccattatcttgaacagctcatcagcagtggctctattttttatgtatttgcaaaacagcaaatcctcgcacagtgactcgccattcacaaagcttccgcttagccccgcccccattagttactgttgctatgtcagtaaactttcgctcctacctagaaatgtaaagcctacaggaaaaataagtaatttacatttatctatatagcggatttcacagacagaatcacaaagtgatttacagtgtgtatagaaaatgaaagcatagtaaaaaaaaatatcaaagaatataataataaaaaaataaaaaaaatcaaagtgaaatttcctcccgttcctcgcgccccacctctcatgtctctattccccaccagtggggcgcgtcccacactttgagaaacgctggattATATAGAAGACTTTACATGCAGTTGCAATTTTAAGACATTTGATGGCAGTAGAGTATCGACTACAGAgtgtttgccattaagttgaaggtgccagtcttttcttttgttgagtcctgcaaattatgtattgtgtttattacacacaagctgtttaattgtaacgagcctcttgtagttttcattaccaaaatgTTGAAACCAAAGGGTGTTCAAATCGCCATGCAAAATCGCTAATACTGAACATGTCTACATGCATGTCTACATGCAAGTCTACGACAAATCCAAGGTAAATTAACATTGAGCTTGGACATTTAGAAAAATGGAGCCTCATAGTGCTTTTAAGCGCCTTTCTCATGTTTTATTGAAAATTGGAACACTACCTCGTGGCAGTCCGACTGAATACGCTCTCAGTGCTTAACGGCTTGTTTACCTGCCAAGTTCAACCGGACATGACGTCACGAGCAATAGGTATCGGAATATGGCACCGTTTAATTTTACGTGACTCGTTACCCCGTGGTACTGACGGAATTCGGACAGTACCCATAAAAGTACATAACGCTACTCATCCCGAGTATCAGTTGAGTCTTAAAACGTTTTTCCAATTCCACCTACTCgcataattaccgcatgcattaGCAGTTGTTGCTAATTAGCTAATTTGCTTTGATCCCTATTGATAATTAGACACAAGCTAGCTAAATTAAGCGTCATACTTTACTTTTGTTTGTGCCAAATTAGTTTATCTGAATTGTCGTTTGATGGGGACTGACTTACACATGAGTGTAGCTTTTATTGGAACTCTTTAGGTGTTCTTTATAAGTATAATAGCTCTagatgacactcagcatcaagggttggaattggggttaaatcaccaaaaatgattcccgggcacgtccaccgctgctgctcactgctccccttacctcccagggggtgatcaagggtgatggatcaaatgcagagaatcatttcgccacacctagtgtgtgtgtgacaatcatgggtactttaactttaatatgatCACTGAATTTGTGTCTGATGAGTGATACATTCAGCTTGGACTTTAAACCAACCTAGGATAACAGCTAAGACATACTTTTCTTAACCATTAGGCATACACAGGTTGTGTAACTTAAAACTAAAGATCTCGCATTCAAACTCTCTTTTTtccaccagtcacacacttctGGCCTTCACATTAACAGCTTCATGCGTCACATCCGGGCTAACTACGCAAACAAAATAATGATCTCTAAAAATGGCTGCCTTTTGATTAAATGTTAATAAATGTTCCTATCAGTTACAGAACAAGTGTTAAGATCAGTGATACTCATTGGCTCGTAGAGCTTTTTGCAGTTCAATACAGTGCAAATAACAAATTTTTCCGTGGTAAGTAGAACTCAGCATTACTTGGCCCTCAATAGTGACTCCATTGGTTGCTACGTAGGCAGCCTAGATACACACATGAATGATCACattaaataataatgacaattttgtttaaaaatgtcttAAAAATTTAAGTCTGCCAAAGGTGCAGATGAGTGAGGCATGGAACAGTGAAAGGAAGACATTAATTATATAGTACATTGAGTTAAAAGTGTACTTTCAAAGCCTTAAATGCCTTATAGCGCTAGACAAAATGTCTTGTCGACACGAGATGTTGTGTTTGTATTGTCAACACAGGAAGACTGCATGACAAATAAAAGAAGCAAACAGACCTCGGGGCTGCTGTGTTTATCTTTTATAATGGCCTGGTTattgatactaataataatgtatgTGTCTTTAAAGCTATTTCATCCGTAATATTCGATAGGTGTTCGTTTTAGTTGTATAATGCCAACATTATACCTTTAAAACACAGTTAAATGCTTAAAAGTGAAGCGGTGTCTGTCGGGGCGGGGTTTAGAGACATGGGCGGGGACTGCGAATAAAAACAAGACACTGTGACGTCACTGCCTGACCACTGTCACTGACGCTGGCTCCAGACTATTTTATGGCGAAACGCGAGTGTGAGCTGCAAATAAATAAACGATGTCGATAGCTCTGTAGTAGGTGTTTATCTACTGCAGTCAACATGTCGCAAATGTTGACACAGTGGTCAATTCCTGTTCAAATTCGATGTTAATACCGTCAAAATACGCCGATGCACGGATGTCTAATATTTACAGTACACGAACTAGTGAAACTTGACGTGAAAATATGGAGGCAGACTTCCGATGGGGAATCCGGACTACAGATGAATTATCCGTGTAAGCCCTCCAGCTGAAGGGTCAGAGCAATGACAGTCGTGGCTCAGCGACGCTCAACAAGACGTCGACTGACGCTGACAATGCAGTGGCAACAGAAGCACATTTAAAGAAGAACTACACAGGTCTGACCTCCAAGACAACATCCGCCATCGCCTCCACATCAACAATTAGTGCAATTTGAACCACAACATCGCAGAATGGTATCATTTTCGGTGCAAGGGCGTCGAAATACTTGATCTATAACGCCTTAATTCGGACGTTCACGTAT
It encodes the following:
- the LOC133653923 gene encoding tumor protein p53-inducible nuclear protein 2-like isoform X1; its protein translation is MFQRLSNLLFGEVEEVAAELKGPKPCVTEADEEGWMLVNLPDKSVCMMPAEDETQAQLIAHPFLDSNQSNHKDTETRTECQTSIPRPPIKRRRTRKSQTQGAVASSESLSCPRRARLSTASSAQSTSPPGSECGGSGQSSKAGSERGCMDESWFVTPPPCFTAEGATAEASPMEDLLIEHPSMSVYVSPNNLSIVSNSNLSVVGEESIVSLASSVSRVAEPAAAPATHTPGPFRGTFGPYVQPKLAQVARVQRGKARIERRHLSRNRIQRQNRTREQVPRHASHARNTFLHQPSKRNFCH
- the LOC133653923 gene encoding tumor protein p53-inducible nuclear protein 2-like isoform X2; its protein translation is MFQRLSNLLFGEVEEVAAELKGPKPCVTEADEEGWMLVNLPEGATAEASPMEDLLIEHPSMSVYVSPNNLSIVSNSNLSVVGEESIVSLASSVSRVAEPAAAPATHTPGPFRGTFGPYVQPKLAQVARVQRGKARIERRHLSRNRIQRQNRTREQVPRHASHARNTFLHQPSKRNFCH